Proteins encoded by one window of Micromonospora coxensis:
- a CDS encoding antibiotic biosynthesis monooxygenase family protein: MAVVKINAIDVPPGAGEELEKRFAARAGAVENSPGFLGFELLRPVAGEQRYFVYTRWESEEAYQAWAAGPSRAAHAGGEQRRPVASGATLLEFEVVQHVPGKG; this comes from the coding sequence ATGGCAGTCGTGAAGATCAACGCGATCGACGTCCCGCCCGGCGCCGGCGAGGAGCTGGAGAAGCGGTTCGCCGCCCGGGCCGGCGCGGTGGAGAACTCCCCCGGCTTCCTCGGCTTCGAACTGCTCCGGCCGGTGGCCGGGGAGCAGCGCTACTTCGTGTACACGCGCTGGGAGAGCGAAGAGGCGTACCAGGCGTGGGCGGCCGGCCCGTCGCGGGCCGCGCACGCCGGCGGCGAGCAGCGTCGGCCGGTGGCCTCCGGCGCGACCCTGCTGGAGTTCGAGGTCGTCCAGCACGTCCCCGGCAAGGGCTGA
- a CDS encoding exodeoxyribonuclease III yields MRLATWNVNSVKARLPRLLDWLAGTGPDVVCLQETKCPDGAFPVAEVGELGYEVASHSDGRWNGVAILSRVGLADVTVGFPGEPGFPEPEARAISATCDGVRVWSVYVPNGRAPDDPHYAYKLSWFAALRDALEPELDSGGPVAVCGDFNVAPTDDDVWDPALFVTSTHVTPAERAALAALRDLGLSDVVPTPMKGPHPYTYWDYRAGMFHQNKGMRIDLVYASAAFARAVRSAYVDREARKGKGPSDHAPIVVDADLVPAVESF; encoded by the coding sequence ATGCGCCTGGCGACCTGGAACGTGAACTCGGTGAAGGCCCGACTCCCCCGGCTGCTGGACTGGCTGGCCGGCACCGGACCCGACGTGGTCTGCCTGCAGGAGACCAAGTGCCCCGACGGCGCCTTCCCGGTCGCCGAGGTGGGCGAGCTGGGCTACGAGGTGGCCAGCCACAGCGACGGCCGGTGGAACGGGGTGGCGATCCTGTCCCGGGTCGGGCTGGCCGACGTGACGGTCGGGTTTCCCGGCGAGCCCGGGTTCCCCGAGCCGGAGGCGCGGGCCATCTCGGCCACCTGTGACGGGGTACGGGTCTGGTCGGTGTACGTGCCGAACGGCCGGGCCCCCGACGACCCGCACTACGCGTACAAGCTGTCCTGGTTCGCCGCCCTGCGCGACGCGCTGGAGCCGGAGCTGGACTCCGGCGGGCCGGTGGCGGTCTGCGGGGACTTCAACGTCGCGCCGACCGACGACGACGTCTGGGACCCGGCGCTCTTCGTCACCTCCACCCACGTCACGCCGGCCGAGCGGGCCGCCCTCGCGGCGCTGCGCGACCTCGGGCTCAGCGACGTGGTGCCGACCCCGATGAAGGGCCCGCACCCCTACACCTACTGGGACTACCGGGCCGGCATGTTCCACCAGAACAAGGGCATGCGCATCGACCTGGTGTACGCCTCGGCGGCGTTCGCCCGCGCGGTCCGCTCGGCGTACGTCGACCGGGAGGCGCGCAAGGGCAAGGGCCCCTCCGACCACGCCCCGATCGTGGTGGACGCCGACCTGGTGCCGGCCGTCGAGTCGTTCTGA